Proteins found in one Muntiacus reevesi chromosome 2, mMunRee1.1, whole genome shotgun sequence genomic segment:
- the DHX34 gene encoding probable ATP-dependent RNA helicase DHX34, with protein sequence MPPPRTREGRGPRDRPRAPSPEEAPEKWDWNCPETRRLFEDAFFGDEDYIRQGSEECQKFWTFFERLQRFQNLKTTRKEEKDARRPKHSHPALADLPHAYDPRYRINLSVLGPDARDSRGLGRRLPPERVSEFRRALLHYLDFCQKQAFGRLAKLQRERAALPIAQYGHRILQTLKEHQVVVVAGDTGCGKSTQVPQYLLAAGFSHVACTQPRRIACISLAKRVGFESLSQYGSQVGYQIRFESTRSAATKIVFLTVGLLLRQIQREPSLPQYQVLIVDEVHERHLHNDFLLGVLRRLLPQRPDLKVVLMSATINISLFSSYFGNAPVVQVPGRLFPITVVYQPQEAEPTTSKSEKLDPRPFLRVLEAIDNKYPPEERGDLLVFLSGMAEISAVLEAAQTYASHTQRWVVLPLHSTLSVADQDKVFDVAPPGVRKCILSTNIAETSVTIDGIRFVVDSGKVKEMSYDPQAKLQRLQEFWISQASAEQRKGRAGRTGPGVCFRLYAESDYDAFAPYPVPEIRRVALDALVLQMKSMSVGDPRTFPFIEPPPPTSLETAILYLRDQGALDSSEALTPIGSLLAQLPVDVVIGKMLILGSMFHLAEPVLTIAAALSVQTPFTRSTQSNPECAAARRPLESDQGDPFTLFNVFNTWVQVKSERGRNSRKWCRHRGIEEHRLYEMANLRRQFKELLEDHGLVAGSRAPQPGDSYSRLQQRRERQALYQLKRRHEEGAGRKRKVLRVQDDQDGWSSDEDWGGSAPRGADDSVDIQDVNFKLRHNLEQLQAAASSAQALTRDQMALLKLVLGRGLYPQLAVPDPLNSGRKDSDQIFHTQTKQGVVLHPTCVFTNSPEVLHPQEQAARGGDGSRDDRDKMSSKHQLVAFVSLLETNKPYLVNCVRIPALQSLLLFSRSLDTNGDCSRLVADGWLELQLADTESAVRLLAASLRLRARWESALDRQLARQARRRLENEEEEEEEAPVDHKEVAALSRELLQFMTSKVSYSLRRLTGLEVQNLYVGPQTITAAPSLPGLFGNSTPSPHPTKGGYAVTDFLTYNCLTSDADLYSDCLRTFWTCPHCGLHMPLTPLERIAHENTCPEAPQDGPPGAEEAAPEPLQKASALQKPYHCEACQKDFLFTPTEILRHRRQHV encoded by the exons ATGCCGCCTCCCAGAACAAGGGAGGGCAGGGGTCCCCGGGACCGACCCCGGGCTCCCAGTCCTGAAGAGGCCCCAGAGAAGTGGGACTGGAATTGTCCAGAGACACGGCGCCTCTTCGAGGATGCCTTCTTCGGCGATGAGGATTATATCCGGCAGGGTTCCGAGGAGTGCCAGAAATTTTGGACGTTCTTTGAACGCTTGCAGAGATTCCAGAATCTCAAGACCaccaggaaggaggagaaagacgCCAGGCGGCCCAAGCACAGCCACCCAGCACTGGCCGACCTGCCTCATGCTTACGACCCTCGCTACCGCATCAACCTCTCCGTCCTCGGCCCGGACGCTCGGGACTCTCGGGGGCTGGGCAGGCGCCTGCCCCCTGAGAGAGTATCCGAGTTCCGCCGAGCCCTGTTGCACTACCTGGACTTCTGCCAGAAGCAGGCGTTTGGGCGACTGGCCAAACTGCAGCGGGAGCGGGCGGCACTGCCCATTGCCCAGTACGGGCACCGCATCCTGCAGACGCTGAAGGAGcaccaggtggtggtggtggcaggcGACACGGGCTGCGGCAAGTCCACTCAGGTGCCCCAGTACCTGCTGGCTGCCGGCTTCAGTCACGTGGCCTGCACCCAGCCCCGGCGAATTGCCTGCATCTCGCTGGCCAAGCGCGTTGGCTTCGAGAGCCTCAGTCAGTACGGCTCACAG gttggCTACCAGATCCGTTTCGAGAGCACGCGCTCGGCGGCCACGAAGATCGTGTTCCTGACGGTGGGGCTGCTCCTCCGGCAGATCCAGCGGGAGCCCAGCCTGCCCCAGTACCAGGTGCTAATCGTGGACGAGGTGCACGAGCGGCACCTCCACAACGACTTCCTCCTGGGGGTCCTCCGGCGCCTGCTGCCCCAGCGGCCCGACCTCAAGGTCGTCCTCATGTCGGCCACCATCAACATCTCGCTCTTCTCCAGCTACTTCGGCAACGCTCCCGTGGTGCAGGTGCCGGGGCGGCTCTTCCCCATCACG GTCGTGTACCAGCCGCAGGAGGCCGAGCCGACCACATCCAAGTCGGAGAAGCTGGACCCGAGGCCCTTCCTCAGGGTGCTGGAGGCCATCGACAATAAGTACCCACCCGAGGAGCGGGGCGACCTCCTGGTGTTCCTCAGCGGCATGGCGGAGATCAGCGCCGTGCTCGAGGCCGCCCAGACCTACGCCAGCCACACCCAGCGCTGGGTGGTGCTGCCGCTGCATAGCACCCTCTCTGTGGCCGACCAGGACAAG GTGTTCGACGTGGCCCCCCCTGGAGTCCGGAAGTGCATCCTCTCCACCAACATTGCTGAGACCTCAGTCACCATTGACGGCATCCGCTTCGTGGTAGATTCTG GGAAGGTGAAGGAGATGAGCTACGACCCCCAGGCCAAACTGCAGCGGCTGCAGGAATTCTGGATCAGTCAGGCCAGTGCCGAGCAGCGTAAGGGCCGGGCGGGCCGCACAGGCCCCGGCGTCTGCTTCCGCCTCTATGCTGAATCGGACTACGATGCCTTCGCCCCCTACCCTGTCCCGGAGATCCGGAGGGTCGCCCTGGATGCACTGGTGCTTCAG ATGAAGAGCATGAGCGTGGGGGACCCCCGAACCTTCCCGTTCATCGAGCCCCCACCACCAACCAGCTTGGAGACGGCCATCCTCTACCTTCGGGACCAGGGGGCGCTGGACAGCTCAGAGGCCCTCACTCCCATCGGGTCCCTGCTGGCACAACTGCCAGTGGACGTCGTGATTG GAAAGATGCTGATCCTGGGCTCCATGTTCCACCTGGCCGAGCCCGTTCTCACCATTGCCGCTGCCCTCAGCGTCCAGACGCCCTTCACCCGCAGCACCCAGAGCAACCCCGAGTGCGCGGCGGCGCGGCGGCCCCTGGAGAGTGACCAGGGCGACCCCTTCACGCTCTTCAACGTCTTCAACACCTGGGTGCAG GTGAAATCTGAACGGGGCAGAAACTCACGCAAGTGGTGCCGCCACCGTGGCATCGAGGAGCACCGGCTGTACGAGATGGCCAACCTGCGGCGCCAGTTCAAG GAGCTGTTGGAGGACCACGGGCTGGTGGCTGGCTCCCGGGCCCCGCAGCCGGGGGACAGCTATAGTCGGCTGCAGCAGCGGCGGGAGCGCCAGGCGCTCTACCAGCTGAAGCGCCGGCACGAGGAGGGCGCGGGGCGCAAGCGCAAAGTGCTGCGAGTCCAGGACGACCAGGACGGCTGGTCCAGCGACGAGGACTGGGGTGGCTCAGCCCCCCGGGGGGCCGACGACAGTGTGGACATCCAG GACGTGAACTTTAAGCTCCGACACAATCTGGAGCAGCTGCAGGCAGCCGCCAGCTCAGCCCAGGCCCTGACTCGGGACCAGATGGCCCTGCTCAAGCTGGTACTCGGCCGGGGCCTCTACCCGCAGCTCGCTGTCCCCGACCCGCTCAACAGCGGCCGCAAGGACTCGGACCAG ATCTTCCACACCCAGACCAAGCAGGGCGTCGTGCTACACCCCACCTGCGTCTTCACCAATAGCCCCGAGGTGCTGCACCCGCAGGAGCAGGCGGCCAGGGGCGGTGATGGGAGCCGAG ATGACAGGGACAAGATGAGCAGCAAGCACCAGCTTGTCGCCTTCGTCTCCCTCCTGGAGACCAACAAGCCATACCTGGTGAACTGTGTCCGCATCCCCGCTCTGCAG TCCCTCCTGCTGTTCAGCCGGTCCCTGGACACCAATGGTGACTGCTCCCGCCTAGTGGCCGACGGCTGGCTGGAGCTCCAGCTTGCAGATACTGAGAGTGCTGTCCGGCTCCTGGCGGCTTCCCTGCGGCTCCGGGCCCGCTGGGAAAGCGCCCTGGACCGGCAGCTGGCCCGCCAGGCCCGGCGTCGGCTGGAGaacgaagaggaggaggaggaggaagccccTGTCGACCATAAGGAGGTGGCAGCTCTGAGCAGGGAGCTGTTGCAGTTCATGACATCCAAG GTTTCCTACAGCCTCCGGCGGCTCACAGGGCTGGAAGTCCAGAACCTCTATGTGGGACCCCAGACCATCACGGCTGCCCCCAGTCTCCCTGGCCTCTTTGGCAACTCTACcccgtccccccaccccaccaaaggGGGCTACGCAGTCACTGACTTCCTTACCTACAACTGCCTCACG AGCGACGCGGACCTGTACAGCGACTGTCTCCGCACTTTCTGGACCTGCCCACACTGCGGCTTGCACATGCCCCTGACGCCCCTGGAGCGCATCGCCCATGAGAACACCTGCCCCGAGGCCCCGCAGGACGGCCCCCCAG GGGCTGAGGAAGCTGCCCCCGAGCCCCTCCAGAAGGCATCTGCCCTGCAGAAGCCCTACCACTGTGAGGCCTGCCAGAAGGACTTTCTGTTCACGCCCACGGAAATTCTGCGGCACCGGAGGCAGCACGTGTGA